In a single window of the Campylobacter fetus subsp. testudinum 03-427 genome:
- a CDS encoding hypothetical membrane protein (DUF21 domain), possible TlyC family hemolysin (Pfam matches to PF01595.16 DUF21, and to PF03471.13 CorC_HlyC, and to PF00571.24 CBS, and to PF00571.24 CBS) encodes MDTEPILMIILAAIFIFLNGFFVLSEFCIVKVRKSRLEELVKDRVPNAKLAYKMSNSLDTYLSATQLGITLSSLALGWIGEPAVANVIESPLKNYFGIEGVAVHTISFIIAFSIITFLHVVLGELVPKSVAIAKSEKAVLIIARPLYFFWIIFFPIIKMFDFMAGIFLKLIGIKPAKDSELAHSEEEIKIIVGESLKGGVLDSMESEIIKNAVDFSDTVAKEIMTPRKDVVCLNKQKSFEENMQVIQNSKFTRFPYIDGSKDVVLGMIHIRDILQNDLIGQNTNLDKIVRKFIIVPENSSISKILVMMNKDRISAALVVDEYGGTAGLLTMEDIIEEIVGDINDEHDDKNQSYKKISEHSYEFNGRFDIESVEEIMEISFDEETEQLTIGGYVFNLFERLPVVGDTIEDENCIYEVLKMDGTSILTVKATLKFEDSNNFI; translated from the coding sequence TTGGACACGGAACCCATTCTTATGATTATACTTGCTGCTATTTTTATATTTTTAAACGGCTTTTTCGTTTTATCTGAATTTTGTATTGTTAAAGTCAGAAAATCAAGGCTTGAAGAGCTTGTAAAAGATAGAGTCCCAAATGCAAAACTCGCCTACAAAATGTCAAATTCCCTAGATACTTATCTTAGCGCTACTCAACTTGGTATCACTCTTAGTTCGCTTGCTCTTGGTTGGATAGGTGAGCCTGCGGTTGCAAATGTGATAGAATCGCCTCTTAAAAACTACTTTGGTATAGAAGGAGTGGCTGTTCATACGATATCATTTATTATAGCTTTTAGCATTATTACTTTTTTGCATGTTGTATTAGGTGAGCTTGTACCAAAGTCTGTAGCTATAGCAAAATCAGAAAAAGCAGTTCTTATCATAGCTAGACCGTTATATTTCTTTTGGATTATATTTTTTCCTATTATAAAGATGTTTGATTTTATGGCTGGAATATTTTTAAAACTCATAGGTATAAAGCCAGCCAAAGATAGTGAGCTTGCTCACTCTGAAGAGGAGATAAAAATTATAGTCGGAGAGAGTTTAAAAGGCGGTGTTTTAGATAGTATGGAAAGCGAAATCATCAAAAATGCGGTAGATTTCAGCGATACTGTTGCAAAAGAGATCATGACTCCTAGAAAAGACGTCGTATGTTTAAATAAGCAAAAGAGTTTTGAAGAAAATATGCAAGTCATTCAAAATAGCAAATTCACTAGATTTCCATATATAGATGGAAGCAAAGATGTTGTTTTAGGTATGATACATATAAGAGATATTCTTCAAAATGATCTAATAGGGCAAAATACAAATCTAGATAAAATCGTACGCAAATTTATAATTGTTCCTGAAAATAGCTCTATCTCAAAAATATTAGTAATGATGAATAAAGATAGAATTTCAGCAGCCCTTGTTGTTGATGAGTACGGCGGAACTGCAGGACTTCTTACTATGGAAGATATCATAGAAGAGATAGTAGGAGATATAAATGATGAGCATGATGACAAAAACCAAAGCTACAAAAAGATTTCCGAGCATAGTTATGAGTTCAACGGTAGATTTGATATAGAAAGTGTTGAAGAGATTATGGAGATAAGTTTTGATGAAGAAACTGAGCAGCTAACTATAGGTGGATACGTGTTTAATCTTTTTGAAAGACTTCCAGTAGTCGGCGATACTATTGAGGATGAAAACTGTATTTATGAAGTTCTGAAAATGGATGGAACTAGTATATTAACGGTAAAAGCAACTCTTAAATTCGAAGATTCTAATAATTTTATTTAG
- a CDS encoding putative heme-copper protein NnrS (Pfam match to PF05940.8 NnrS), whose amino-acid sequence MINDFFTHPMRIFFLFLPLFCVLSSFIFFTNLDFITIHKTLFIGVIPCAAYCGFLLTAFLDWTKFNKNLKPHAVILFCILNLAFLSAFFNIFLANLFVAFTWTYIFILSTFMAIQGKNSDQLSIHLLLFLFAVFTFLYAFSTDEKYLHLEIFLHFIGIFIISFRISIVLGKEALMQGGDEISVFIPNLIYKNLAIIMIYVYIICVLAGFDKKTLGFILLGIGSATLAKLAELHYWILLKRYFILVYYFLQLTLGTGFIWLGISYLFELTSSADALHIITISGIFGVIYMVINIAGLRHSGFNGLKFDLDIKFGFICIFVGSICRAVFGQFSIVFLLYIPAILLATAFIIYGFKFYHIFKTTKFSEDPD is encoded by the coding sequence ATGATTAATGATTTTTTTACTCATCCTATGAGAATATTTTTTCTATTTTTACCTCTATTTTGCGTACTTAGCTCTTTTATATTTTTTACAAATTTAGATTTTATAACTATCCACAAAACGCTATTTATAGGCGTGATTCCTTGTGCAGCATACTGCGGATTTTTGCTTACTGCGTTTCTTGATTGGACTAAATTTAATAAAAACTTAAAACCGCACGCTGTAATTTTATTTTGCATTCTAAATTTAGCTTTTTTATCCGCTTTCTTTAATATATTTTTGGCAAATTTATTTGTTGCTTTTACTTGGACTTATATTTTTATCTTATCGACTTTTATGGCGATACAAGGTAAAAACTCAGATCAACTATCTATACATTTACTACTTTTTTTGTTTGCTGTTTTTACGTTTTTGTATGCGTTTAGCACAGATGAAAAATACCTGCATTTAGAGATATTTCTACATTTTATCGGAATTTTTATTATATCATTTCGCATTAGCATTGTACTTGGCAAAGAAGCCTTGATGCAAGGTGGAGACGAAATTTCAGTATTCATACCAAATTTAATATATAAAAATCTAGCTATCATAATGATTTACGTTTATATAATCTGCGTTTTAGCCGGCTTTGACAAGAAAACTTTAGGTTTTATCTTGCTTGGTATAGGGAGCGCGACACTGGCGAAATTAGCCGAACTGCATTACTGGATACTTTTGAAGCGGTATTTTATTTTGGTATATTATTTCTTACAACTTACGTTGGGTACTGGTTTTATCTGGCTTGGGATTTCATATTTATTTGAATTAACCAGTAGCGCAGATGCTTTACATATTATAACCATAAGCGGGATTTTTGGAGTTATTTATATGGTGATAAATATCGCAGGGCTTAGACACAGTGGTTTTAATGGGCTTAAATTTGATTTGGATATCAAATTTGGTTTTATCTGTATATTCGTAGGAAGTATTTGTAGGGCGGTATTTGGTCAATTTTCTATAGTTTTTTTACTATACATTCCAGCTATACTCCTAGCAACCGCATTTATTATATATGGATTTAAATTTTATCATATATTTAAAACAACCAAATTTAGTGAAGATCCAGATTAG
- a CDS encoding nitrate/sulfonate/bicarbonate ABC transporter, ATP-binding protein (Pfam match to PF00005.23 ABC_tran), translated as MLSIKNLEFEILRQKIVMDFSLNLNYGEVITLFGASGCGKTTILRLISSLETPKNGSIVNKFRKTAYLFQENRLLNNLTALKNVLICMEKPDEKTVLEHFALIGLSHKDAQKYPYELSGGMAKRVAFMRAFLSSADLLLLDEPFVGLDMDLRKILANLLARKLEAKEVACVLVTHERNEAIMLSNTVLFLAPKLMKIQKEISLNLALKDRDDAFITKCLNDDFKGVIYYD; from the coding sequence ATGCTGAGTATCAAGAATTTAGAGTTTGAAATTTTAAGACAAAAGATAGTTATGGATTTTAGTTTAAATTTAAATTATGGTGAAGTTATAACTCTTTTTGGAGCTTCTGGATGTGGAAAAACTACTATTTTAAGGCTTATTAGTTCGCTTGAAACGCCAAAAAACGGCTCTATCGTAAATAAATTTAGAAAAACAGCCTATTTATTTCAAGAAAATAGACTTCTAAACAATCTAACCGCACTCAAAAACGTCCTAATTTGTATGGAAAAACCTGATGAAAAAACAGTTTTAGAACATTTTGCGCTAATAGGGCTAAGTCATAAAGACGCTCAAAAATACCCTTATGAACTAAGCGGTGGAATGGCAAAAAGAGTAGCTTTTATGAGAGCTTTTTTGAGCTCTGCTGATCTTTTGTTGCTAGATGAACCTTTTGTCGGACTAGATATGGATCTAAGAAAAATATTAGCAAACTTGCTAGCTCGCAAACTTGAAGCCAAAGAAGTAGCTTGCGTACTAGTAACGCATGAGAGAAACGAAGCCATTATGCTTTCAAATACAGTTTTATTTTTAGCCCCAAAACTGATGAAAATACAAAAAGAGATTTCACTAAATTTAGCCTTAAAAGACCGTGACGACGCTTTTATAACAAAGTGCTTGAATGATGATTTTAAAGGAGTTATATATTATGATTAA
- a CDS encoding nitrate/sulfonate/bicarbonate ABC transporter, permease protein (Pfam match to PF00528.18 BPD_transp_1) yields the protein MIKTDGIVKRNSIFKMIDYLWGGFATLSVIFLMLGAWEFGSKMLGEFILPSPLVVLQKVYEILKDYAKHDILITIERMIIGIGVSSLVGIFLGLIAGSSKTMRVLLKPFITFLLTMPPIIWVVLAFIWFGFGDFSTIFTIIITVLPLTFSSSMMGMASVDSDLEEVFSLYKLGIYKKIWYFYIPQLISYIISSLSIAISMGAKIVVMTELLSATNGIGARIADARSLLEMDAVLAYVCIIIAFLALIEYLLIKPLEILLMPWRR from the coding sequence ATGATAAAAACGGACGGTATCGTTAAAAGAAACTCTATTTTTAAGATGATAGATTATCTTTGGGGCGGATTTGCTACTTTGAGCGTGATATTTCTTATGCTTGGAGCGTGGGAATTTGGTTCAAAAATGCTAGGCGAGTTTATTTTGCCCTCGCCTCTTGTAGTTTTACAAAAAGTTTATGAGATTTTGAAAGATTACGCAAAACACGATATATTAATCACGATAGAACGGATGATAATCGGCATAGGAGTGTCGAGTTTAGTAGGAATTTTTCTAGGGCTGATCGCAGGATCGTCTAAAACGATGAGGGTTTTACTAAAGCCATTCATCACATTTTTACTTACTATGCCACCTATCATCTGGGTAGTTTTAGCATTTATCTGGTTTGGATTTGGTGATTTTAGTACTATTTTTACCATAATCATCACTGTGCTTCCGCTTACTTTTTCTTCATCGATGATGGGAATGGCGAGCGTCGATAGTGATTTAGAAGAAGTTTTTAGTCTGTATAAACTAGGAATTTATAAAAAAATTTGGTATTTTTACATTCCGCAGCTGATTAGCTATATTATCTCATCGCTTAGCATAGCGATCAGTATGGGAGCAAAAATCGTCGTAATGACAGAGCTTCTTAGTGCAACAAACGGGATAGGCGCTAGAATCGCAGACGCTCGGTCTTTACTTGAAATGGACGCCGTTTTAGCTTATGTATGCATCATAATCGCTTTTTTAGCTCTTATAGAGTATCTACTCATAAAGCCTCTTGAAATACTTTTAATGCCGTGGAGAAGATAA
- a CDS encoding nitrate/sulfonate/bicarbonate ABC transporter, periplasmic substrate-binding protein (Pfam match to PF13379.2 NMT1_2), whose protein sequence is MKRRDFLGFSAALGVSAYAPSLFAKENLTIYGAPAMPSVMIAVALINGKLKNQMDLNLQIWNNPDILRAGVASGAYKVMMSPSNVGVNLKNQGQNIAQLNILTNGLQNLLTKDKSIKELGELEGKKLIMPFKNDMPDIVFQALCKKQGVNLDKISISYTPTPPEAMLGFLTKDFDAALLPEPMATACIMRAKQLGVAVQRGLDIHKIWGKSFGVKDIIPQAGMIVNLDFYEQNISVFETLHTDLQNALEWTMQNRQSAGEIGENYLSAKAPILSAALEYSNLTVIKAKEAKDDLMKFYEVLLELNPKLLGGKLPDESFFL, encoded by the coding sequence ATGAAAAGAAGAGATTTTTTAGGTTTTAGTGCGGCTTTGGGAGTTAGTGCGTATGCGCCGAGTTTATTTGCAAAAGAGAATCTTACGATTTATGGAGCTCCAGCGATGCCTAGTGTAATGATCGCTGTTGCGCTGATAAATGGGAAACTTAAAAATCAAATGGATTTAAATTTGCAAATTTGGAATAATCCAGATATTTTAAGAGCTGGAGTCGCAAGTGGAGCTTACAAAGTTATGATGAGCCCATCAAACGTAGGAGTAAATTTAAAAAATCAAGGTCAAAACATAGCTCAGCTAAACATTCTAACAAACGGGCTTCAAAACTTACTTACAAAAGATAAAAGCATAAAAGAACTCGGAGAGTTAGAAGGTAAAAAACTTATAATGCCGTTTAAAAACGATATGCCAGATATCGTTTTTCAAGCACTTTGCAAAAAACAAGGAGTAAATTTAGATAAGATTTCTATATCTTATACTCCAACGCCTCCTGAAGCGATGCTTGGATTTTTAACAAAAGATTTTGACGCCGCACTTCTACCAGAACCTATGGCAACGGCTTGCATAATGCGCGCAAAGCAGCTTGGTGTGGCAGTACAAAGAGGTCTTGATATACATAAAATTTGGGGTAAAAGCTTTGGAGTTAAAGATATAATTCCGCAAGCTGGAATGATAGTAAATTTGGATTTTTATGAACAAAATATATCTGTTTTTGAAACTCTCCATACTGATTTACAAAACGCTTTAGAATGGACGATGCAAAATAGACAAAGCGCAGGAGAGATAGGCGAAAACTATCTAAGCGCAAAAGCTCCTATTTTAAGTGCGGCGCTAGAGTATTCAAATTTAACCGTGATAAAAGCAAAAGAAGCAAAAGACGATCTGATGAAATTTTATGAAGTACTTTTGGAGCTAAATCCAAAACTTTTAGGCGGAAAACTACCAGATGAAAGCTTTTTCTTATGA
- a CDS encoding TonB-dependent receptor (Pfam match to PF00593.20 TonB_dep_Rec) yields the protein MKYSLYFLSVCSLFGANIANPSQFEPLKDFKPPKLITPENSQNYGVENQFDNASRDYYFLTDKIDNSIDPWHLSSLIYGKNFYNSALFKFREANYYTIFNANHTKANGYKDGSGNEVNFGYERLNQSAILGYVPNDIMEYKLVFIHDDITDDKQPQHQMDAVKTERFVTKFNSRFGQDDLSNTANFDFTYINLERKANNFDLRPVTQSMAFMNVDRDIYEFALKYENDFGAFHNTIGISYAIDEHTAKRYAKTAKGDILNAYRFGGIKQNVYRIFDTLSYKFNEFHKFSLGVDYTYNDAKIDKFNENLPNPAGGYFPNPKMLYQKYYGINFDGKVDIEAFSSKLRYDFTPNELQQYYGEIAHIERIATNNERFVSLSGTASMALVSNPFIKPEAHNFIKLGFDLKNSHYKSYLNSLNANGVNLGGYIMADDVKNLIIYDRARGQSGILQKDNSIITRNVDAKIYSANAFAYLNFMQNFGTKLNLTYAYGNNDTDDRALYQIRPFEANLNFDYKNYASFGSYNFGSGLRYVAKQNRGDFDKSKGFGIDLEEAAKEFITFDLYAGINFKDKYGIKFGVNNIFDKNYAEFISANHVEAMAPTLVNAPGRTFYISFHGKF from the coding sequence ATGAAATATTCACTATACTTTCTTAGCGTATGTTCGCTCTTTGGAGCAAATATCGCAAATCCGTCTCAATTCGAGCCTTTGAAAGATTTTAAACCTCCAAAGCTCATCACTCCAGAAAATTCGCAAAACTACGGCGTTGAAAATCAATTTGATAACGCTTCAAGAGATTACTATTTTCTCACGGACAAAATAGATAATAGCATTGATCCGTGGCATTTATCATCGCTGATTTACGGTAAAAATTTTTACAATTCGGCACTTTTTAAATTTAGAGAAGCGAATTATTACACCATTTTCAATGCAAATCATACAAAAGCAAACGGCTATAAAGACGGCAGTGGAAATGAGGTGAATTTTGGCTATGAAAGACTAAATCAATCTGCGATTTTAGGATACGTTCCAAACGATATAATGGAATATAAACTAGTTTTTATCCACGACGATATCACGGATGACAAGCAACCACAACACCAGATGGACGCAGTAAAAACCGAACGTTTTGTTACTAAATTTAATTCGCGTTTTGGGCAGGATGATCTTAGCAATACTGCAAATTTTGATTTTACATATATAAATTTAGAAAGAAAAGCAAACAACTTCGACTTGCGTCCAGTAACGCAAAGTATGGCTTTTATGAATGTTGATAGAGATATTTATGAATTTGCACTTAAATACGAAAACGATTTTGGAGCATTTCACAATACAATCGGGATTTCATACGCGATAGACGAACACACCGCAAAACGTTACGCAAAAACCGCAAAAGGCGATATTTTAAACGCTTATCGTTTTGGAGGCATTAAGCAAAATGTATATAGAATTTTTGATACGCTTTCGTATAAATTTAATGAATTTCATAAATTTAGTTTAGGCGTGGATTATACTTATAACGACGCGAAAATAGATAAATTTAACGAAAACTTGCCAAATCCCGCTGGTGGTTATTTTCCTAATCCAAAAATGCTATATCAAAAATACTATGGAATCAATTTTGATGGAAAAGTAGATATTGAGGCGTTTAGCTCGAAACTCAGATATGATTTTACGCCAAATGAGCTTCAGCAGTATTACGGTGAGATAGCGCACATTGAGAGGATCGCTACAAATAACGAAAGATTTGTCTCTCTAAGCGGAACTGCTTCTATGGCTTTGGTTTCAAATCCTTTCATAAAGCCCGAGGCTCATAATTTTATAAAACTGGGATTTGATCTCAAAAACTCCCATTACAAAAGCTATCTCAACTCGCTAAACGCAAACGGTGTAAATTTGGGTGGATACATTATGGCAGATGACGTAAAAAATCTAATAATATACGATAGAGCAAGAGGTCAAAGCGGAATTTTACAAAAGGATAACAGCATCATAACAAGAAATGTCGATGCAAAAATCTACAGCGCAAACGCTTTTGCATATTTAAATTTTATGCAAAATTTCGGTACAAAATTAAATTTAACTTACGCCTATGGAAACAACGACACCGACGATAGAGCTTTGTATCAAATTCGTCCATTTGAAGCAAATTTAAACTTTGATTATAAAAATTACGCAAGTTTTGGCTCGTATAATTTTGGCTCTGGATTAAGATATGTTGCGAAACAAAATAGAGGCGATTTTGATAAAAGCAAAGGATTTGGTATAGACTTAGAAGAAGCTGCAAAAGAGTTTATTACATTTGATCTGTACGCAGGGATCAACTTTAAAGATAAATACGGAATCAAATTTGGAGTAAATAATATCTTTGATAAAAATTACGCAGAGTTTATCAGCGCAAACCACGTCGAAGCTATGGCGCCAACTTTGGTAAATGCTCCAGGAAGAACATTTTACATCAGTTTTCACGGTAAATTTTAA
- the nuoA gene encoding NADH:quinone oxidoreductase I, membrane subunit A (Pfam match to PF00507.15 Oxidored_q4), translating into MSGNLVLSFYLYIFIVCLLIGMFFLTKKIGPSVQNSSKNKSYESGIVNFYGGINSSINVKYYLVAIVFVIFDIEAVFMYPWAVSLRDLGTYGLWVMFVFMAILLVGLFYIYKKKILKWE; encoded by the coding sequence ATGAGCGGCAATCTGGTTTTGAGTTTTTACTTATATATTTTTATAGTCTGTTTGCTTATAGGAATGTTTTTTCTAACAAAAAAGATAGGTCCTAGTGTGCAAAATTCATCTAAAAACAAAAGTTATGAGAGTGGTATAGTAAATTTTTACGGCGGTATTAATTCTAGTATAAATGTTAAATATTACTTAGTTGCTATAGTATTCGTGATTTTTGATATAGAAGCTGTATTTATGTATCCATGGGCGGTTAGTTTGCGCGATCTTGGAACTTATGGGCTTTGGGTGATGTTTGTTTTTATGGCGATTTTACTAGTTGGATTATTTTATATATATAAAAAGAAGATTTTAAAATGGGAATAG
- the nuoB gene encoding NADH:quinone oxidoreductase I, chain B (Pfam match to PF01058.18 Oxidored_q6), with the protein MGIENLVQNDVVLTRLDALFNWGRKNSLWPMIFGTACCAIEFMSAVSSRHDLSRFGAEVMRFSPRQADLMIVAGTISFKQAPILKEIYDQMCEPKWVVSMGACACSGGFYDNYTTLQGIDQIIPVDVYISGCPPRPEAIIDAILAIQDKISNESIKDRHKDYKGLLDA; encoded by the coding sequence ATGGGAATAGAAAATTTAGTTCAAAACGATGTTGTTTTAACAAGGCTTGATGCGCTGTTTAATTGGGGTAGGAAAAACTCTCTTTGGCCTATGATATTTGGAACCGCCTGTTGCGCGATAGAATTTATGAGCGCCGTATCTTCAAGGCACGATCTTTCGAGGTTTGGAGCAGAGGTTATGAGATTTTCGCCTAGACAAGCAGATCTTATGATAGTAGCTGGAACCATATCTTTTAAACAAGCTCCTATTTTAAAAGAGATTTATGATCAGATGTGCGAACCAAAATGGGTTGTTAGTATGGGCGCTTGCGCTTGTAGCGGCGGTTTTTATGATAATTATACGACATTACAAGGCATAGACCAGATAATTCCTGTTGATGTTTATATAAGCGGTTGTCCTCCGCGTCCAGAGGCTATTATCGATGCTATTTTAGCGATACAAGATAAAATTTCTAACGAGTCTATAAAAGATAGGCATAAAGACTATAAAGGATTATTAGATGCTTGA